One genomic window of Methanosarcina acetivorans C2A includes the following:
- a CDS encoding IS110-like element ISMac14 family transposase codes for MVEVINKACGLDIHKLFFIATILSRSGEKQQQHFYRTPDGILAFKNWVISENCDVVACESTSDFWVPIYDALIKHLPVIVGNARDMKAFTHKKTDKIDSEFIAQLALNNMVQPSRVFPKNHRTFRSCIRLRHNLVQKRTDIKNEAHAILAPEMFSLKNVLTDSFGKSGRAILSGICSGKSVDQIIANLSPNVRKKSNQIREILDREISQDTAFRLQICLDIIKHLDNEIKILEKEIFNYAYKNHKQEMEILMSVPGIGELGAATLIAEIGDFKDFSSGDKLASWLGLVPKVYQSADKYHNGRITKRGSKEARWILTQIAQAAARTKNSRLKEFFNRKKKSIGHSKAIIALARKIATIIWHLITKEEMYEDETGYKKGEIQKRKIGETEMFSVDERIKIMSEIYVIARNEEKEST; via the coding sequence TTGGTTGAGGTTATAAACAAAGCTTGTGGTTTAGACATTCACAAACTCTTTTTCATTGCTACAATCCTCAGTAGATCTGGTGAAAAACAGCAACAACATTTCTATAGAACCCCTGACGGAATATTAGCTTTTAAAAACTGGGTTATCTCAGAGAACTGTGACGTTGTTGCCTGTGAATCAACGAGTGACTTTTGGGTTCCGATTTATGATGCGTTGATAAAACATCTACCTGTTATAGTTGGAAATGCCCGAGATATGAAGGCGTTTACACACAAAAAAACAGATAAGATCGATTCCGAATTCATCGCACAACTTGCATTGAATAATATGGTTCAACCATCAAGAGTTTTCCCAAAAAACCATAGAACATTTCGTTCATGTATTCGGCTTCGCCATAACCTTGTACAAAAAAGAACAGATATAAAAAATGAAGCTCACGCCATACTCGCACCTGAGATGTTTAGTCTGAAGAATGTGCTAACAGATAGTTTTGGTAAGAGTGGTAGAGCAATTCTATCAGGAATTTGTTCAGGTAAAAGCGTTGACCAGATTATTGCAAACCTTTCTCCAAATGTTCGTAAGAAAAGTAATCAGATAAGGGAAATTCTGGACAGAGAAATCTCTCAAGATACTGCATTCAGGCTTCAAATCTGTCTGGATATCATAAAGCATCTTGACAATGAAATCAAAATTTTGGAAAAAGAAATTTTCAATTATGCTTATAAAAATCATAAGCAAGAAATGGAAATTTTAATGTCTGTTCCAGGAATAGGAGAACTTGGAGCAGCAACTCTTATTGCTGAAATAGGCGATTTCAAAGATTTTTCTTCAGGAGATAAGCTTGCTTCATGGCTTGGCCTAGTTCCGAAGGTGTACCAATCAGCGGATAAATACCATAACGGTAGAATCACTAAGAGAGGATCTAAGGAAGCAAGGTGGATCCTAACACAGATTGCCCAGGCAGCAGCAAGAACGAAAAATAGCAGGTTAAAAGAGTTTTTCAACAGAAAAAAGAAGTCGATTGGACATTCAAAGGCGATTATTGCCCTAGCAAGAAAAATTGCAACAATTATCTGGCATCTGATTACAAAAGAGGAGATGTATGAAGATGAAACTGGATATAAAAAGGGAGAAATTCAAAAGAGAAAGATAGGTGAGACTGAGATGTTCTCAGTTGATGAAAGGATCAAAATAATGAGTGAAATATACGTAATTGCGAGAAATGAAGAAAAAGAGAGTACGTGA
- a CDS encoding transposase, with amino-acid sequence MYTFTVKYKKSWKIEEYHRGIKQFCGIEKCQARKEESQRAYIMFSLRAFLRTGITESQK; translated from the coding sequence GTGTATACTTTTACTGTAAAATATAAAAAGTCATGGAAGATTGAGGAATATCATAGAGGGATAAAACAGTTTTGTGGCATAGAAAAATGTCAGGCAAGAAAGGAAGAGTCACAAAGAGCATATATAATGTTCTCATTAAGAGCTTTCCTTAGAACTGGAATTACAGAGAGTCAAAAGTGA